The following are from one region of the Nicotiana tomentosiformis chromosome 7, ASM39032v3, whole genome shotgun sequence genome:
- the LOC104088045 gene encoding protein ACTIVITY OF BC1 COMPLEX KINASE 7, chloroplastic → MAAMLASQSCYCRRGELINHGSNVNNLSFSGSISILFLSKYDKQSGKPPRKIHRLKVQMQQTESPEKVGINGRPVKMVPTSEVTKRKVSSVNGAEIVNGSTQRINGASIVKRAAAPAPMKKQKSKELPPVEDLKVLPSDEGFSWANENYNSVQRSVDVWSFVLSLRVRVFLDNAKWTYVGGFTEDKQKIRRRGTASWLRECVLQLGPTFIKLGQLSSTRSDLFPREFVDELAKLQDRVPAFSPKKSKEFIKKELGVPVDLLYKEFEDQPIAAASLGQVHRAILHNGEKVVVKVQRPGLKKLFDIDLKNLKLIAEYFQKSETLGGPTRDWIGIYEECAKILYEEIDYINEGKNADRFRRDFRNIKWVRVPLVYWDYTATKVLTLEYVPGIKINQLDLIDARGYSRSRIASRAIEAYLIQILRTGFFHADPHPGNLAIDTDEALIYYDFGMMGDIKSFTRERLLGVFYAVYEKDAKKVMQGLIDLGALQPTGDMSAVRRSVQFFLDNLLNQRPDQQQTLSAIGEDLFAIATDQPFRFPSTFTFVLRAFSTLEGIGYILDPDFSFPKIAAPYAQELLDLRQKQRSGPQLVQEIRKQADDARTYTISMPYRVQRIEEIVKQLESGDLKLRVRVLESERAARKATILQMATMYTVIGGTLLNLGVTFSNQGSQIFANGSFIGAGVFLALFIRSMQRVNKLDKFEKMI, encoded by the exons ATGGCGGCAATGTTGGCTTCTCAAAGCTGTTATTGCCGCAGAGGAGAACTGATAAATCATGGAAGTAATGTAAACAATCTCAGTTTTTCAGGCTCAATCTCTATACTATTTTTGTCGAAATATGATAAACAATCTGGTAAACCACCTAGAAAGATTCACCGGCTTAAAGTGCAAATGCAACAGACGGAGTCCCCTGAAAAAGTTGGTATAAATGGTCGTCCAGTTAAGATGGTACCTACAAGTGAAGTTACAAAGAGAAAAGTGTCATCTGTAAATGGTGCTGAGATAGTCAATGGATCCACACAAAGAATTAATGGCGCAAGTATAGTTAAGCGAGCTGCTGCTCCTGCCCCTATGAAGAAACAAAAATCTAAAGAACTTCCGCCCGTCGAAGATCTAAAGGTTTTACCTTCAGATGAAGGTTTCAGCTGGGCTAATGAGAACTACAACTCAGTCCAAAGAAGTGTAGATGTGTGGTCCTTTGTCCTTTCATTACGGGTTCGCGTATTCTTGGACAATGCAAAATGGACATATGTGGGAGGCTTCACTGAAGATAAACAG AAAATCAGAAGACGTGGAACTGCGTCATGGTTAAGAGAATGTGTGCTTCAGCTTGGTCCTACTTTTATCAAACTTGGGCAGTTATCCTCTACTAGATCTGATCTATTTCCTAGAGAATTTGTCGATGAGCTTGCTAAATTGCAG GACAGAGTACCTGCCTTCTCCCCCAAGAAATCAAAAGAGTTTATTAAAAAGGAGCTGGGAGTTCCAGTTGATCTTTTGTATAAAGAGTTTGAAGATCAACCCATTGCAGCAGCTAGTCTTGGTCAG GTGCATCGGGCTATCTTACATAATGGAGAGAAAGTTGTTGTAAAAGTTCAGAGACCCGGTCTAAAGAAACTATTTGACATTGATCTGA AAAATTTAAAGTTGATTGCGGAGTACTTTCAGAAAAGTGAAACTCTTGGCGGTCCAACTCGGGACTGGATAGGAATATATGAAGAATGTGCTAA GATATTGTATGAGGAAATCGATTATATAAATGAAGGGAAGAATGCTGATAGATTTCGCCGAGACTTTCGCAATATAAAGTGGGTCCGAGTTCCT TTGGTATATTGGGACTATACAGCAACGAAGGTTTTGACTCTTGAATATGTCCCAG GGATAAAGATCAACCAGTTGGATCTAATAGATGCACGGGGTTATAGCAGATCCCGAATTGCGTCACGTGCCATTGAAGCCTACTTAATTCAG ATACTGAGGACTGGTTTTTTCCACGCTGATCCACATCCGGGAAATCTTGCAATTGACACTGACGAAGCTTTAATCTATTATGACTTTGGTATGATGGGAGACATCAAGAGTTTCACAAGAGAGAGATTATTGGGTGTTTTTTATGCTGTTTATGAAAAGGACGCGAAAAAG GTTATGCAAGGGCTAATTGATCTGGGAGCGCTTCAGCCTACAGGAGACATGTCAGCT GTGAGGAGATCTGTTCAGTTTTTCTTAGATAACTTGTTGAATCAAAGACCAGATCAACAGCAGACTTTGTCTGCAATCGGTGAG GATTTGTTTGCTATAGCAACTGATCAACCATTCCGTTTTCCTTCGACTTTTACATTTGTGCTCAGGGCATTTTCGACGCTTGAAg GAATCGGCTATATATTGGATCCTGATTTCTCCTTCCCTAAGATTGCAGCACCATATGCACAG GAGCTCTTGGACTTGAGACAGAAACAGAGAAGTGGTCCTCAGCTTGTTCAGGAAATAAGGAAGCAAGCCGATGAT GCACGAACATACACTATTTCCATGCCTTACAGAGTTCAGCGGATAGAAGAGATCGTTAAACAGCTTGAATCCGGAGATTTGAAACTCAGAGTTAGGGTCCTTGAG TCCGAGAGAGCAGCTCGAAAAGCTACAATTCTTCAAATGGCGACCATGTACACAGTTATAGGGGGTACCCTCCTAAATCTTGGTGTCACATTTAGCAATCAAGGAAGTCAAATATTTGCAAATGGATCTTTTATTGGTGCAG GTGTTTTCCTTGCTCTCTTTATTAGGTCCATGCAAAGAGTGAACAAACTTGAtaaatttgagaaaatgatttaa
- the LOC104088023 gene encoding acetyl-CoA acetyltransferase 2, protein MAPAAADSIKPRDVCIVGVARTPMGGFLGSLSSLSATKLGSIAIEGALKKANVDPSLVEEVFFGNVLSANLGQAPARQAALGAGIPNTVVCTAVNKVCASGLKATMLAAQSIQLGINDVVVAGGMESMSNVPKYIAEARKGSRLGHDSLVDGMLKDGLTDVYKDCGMGVCAEICAENHKITREEQDDYAVQSFERGIAAQEAGAFAWEIVPVEVPGGRGKPSIIVDKDDGLGKFDGAKLRKLRPSFKEKDGTVTAGNASSISDGAAALVLVSGEKAIKLGLNVIAKISGYADAAQAPELFTTAPALAIPKAIKSASLEASQIDYYEINEAFAVVSLANQKLLGLNPEKVNVHGGAVSLGHPLGCSGARILVTLLGVLRQKNGKYGAAGVCNGGGGASALVLELV, encoded by the exons ATGGCTCCAGCTGCAGCAGACTCCATCAAGCCTAGAG ATGTTTGCATTGTTGGTGTTGCCCGTACTCCAATGGGAGGCTTCCTTGGTTCTCTTTCTTCGCTGTCAGCGACCAAACTTGGATCAATAGCCATTGAGG GTGCTCTTAAGAAAGCTAATGTTGATCCATCACTAGTAGAAGAAGTATTCTTTGGGAATGTCCTCAGTGCAAACCTGGGACAGGCTCCTGCTAGGCAAGCAGCATTAGGTGCAGGAATACCCAATACAGTAGTTTGTACAGCTGTGAACAAAGTCTGTGCATCTGGATTGAAAG CAACTATGCTTGCAGCTCAAAGTATCCAGTTGGGCATCAATGATGTTGTGGTGGCTGGTGGAATGGAAAGCATGTCCAATGTTCCGAAATACATTGCAGAAGCAAG GAAGGGATCTCGTCTTGGACATGATAGTCTTGTTGACGGAATGCTTAAAGATGGTTTGACTGACGTATATAAGGATTGTGGTATGGGAGTTTGTGCAGAAATATGTGCCGAAAATCATAAAATCACAAGAGAGGAGCAG GATGACTATGCAGTTCAAAGTTTTGAACGTGGCATCGCTGCTCAGGAAGCTGGTGCTTTTGCATGGGAGATTGTGCCG GTTGAGGTGCCTGGGGGAAGAGGAAAACCATCCATTATTGTTGATAAGGATGACGGTCTAGGAAAG TTTGATGGTGCAAAATTGAGAAAACTCCGACCAAGTTTTAAGGAAAAGGATGGTACTGTGACTGCTGGTAACGCTTCTAGCATAAG TGATGGAGCTGCTGCATTGGTCTTAGTAAGTGGAGAGAAGGCGATAAAACTTGGACTAAATGTGATTGCAAAGATCAGTGGCTATGCTGACGCTGCTCAG GCACCTGAATTATTCACAACTGCACCTGCTCTAGCAATTCCAAAAGCTATCAAAAGTGCTAGCTTAGAGGCTTCTCAAATTGACTACTATGAAATTAATGAAGCTTTTGCT GTGGTATCTCTTGCAAATCAAAAGCTGCTTGGTCTTAATCCA GAAAAAGTTAATGTACATGGTGGAGCTGTATCTTTGGGGCACCCTCTTGGATGCAGTGGAGCTCGTATATTGGTTACACTTCTTGGG GTATTGAGACAGAAAAACGGCAAATATGGCGCTGCTGGTGTTTGCAATGGCGGAGGAGGTGCCTCAGCCCTTGTCCTAGagcttgtgtaa
- the LOC104088039 gene encoding pentatricopeptide repeat-containing protein At5g61990, mitochondrial-like, whose amino-acid sequence MWRNLHRKITRCIEQKATFHNTNYYCNSPQLPQNNQILVQELTQILKHKKWKSLIESSSYSNLRKNLNPHIIRSVLGQQQLTDHLERLLSFFQWSKHKVGIDSDLNIHSYLVALLFSSSLYGPTNTVLELLISFGLPPLDVLSSIHNCKKEFDGSRKKFDLGIFGLLMDKYREKGFLFEASGVVFAHKDLDYVPSLFYCNRLLTDLLKSSNFRLFWQVCNAMREANVTFDAFAYTNMVDAHCREGNVSEAKKVFAEMEEKELCPNMFTYNFLMKGLFRGGHVDEAIELKNCMLAKSLVPNIYIYTTIIDGLCAANRFREAIMVLAEMTERGVKPDTVVYEALLNYYLKHDDVGKAFKLKDIKDAKGVDLAVCNTLLRGLCKCGKMEKAQELVDEMTREGIEPDLTTYTLLIEGHCRQGCNVTTVLELLEEMKKKNLAPVESTYCLIIDCLCRNKYLNTARSFLQDLIQENWKRNVHTWRTLLMTNARKGHSQRLKMTLEAMHEQGIEPATPHYNIVIKGLCRARKMKTAHACLVEMLDRGLKPDQYTYEAFIIGYCGTGDLQNADSYLSQMLHHGFKPNKAIYSALISANCKRGKVSETFGVFRSMLALGVLEAREVYLVLLRSLLVNGKMLEAAEVISELHSKNLVADVSSYEALICYFVKHCEIEKAFTLYEETQNRGIRPSLRTRNHLIVGLFRAGQTERAKMTLDVILKEGSRPNRATYTAVICGLAKGGQLSEAFGLFDSMILRGMSPRRIVYNALFDGCCKTGNLQKAQDLLQEMLQMGIASTKAFNTLIDRFLKNGNVLETMQLLEKMIEGCIELDHDTYATLVEQLCKDGLMKEAELVISEMQQRHLLPTTATYSRIFHGYHVIGGRSRLCALFREMVKKGVHPENGTHSVVLDAFSKEGNLLDAFELFIEMLKKSMPLSVSACESLIEALCLDEKYDKALEFLLEMGEKGFVLSHTTCSAIARSFSLKGDTDTDEVCQVITAMARFGWISDSTTFSDLLKDSKVGSLVTDDDENDSFEEHAVRNQSTASS is encoded by the coding sequence ATGTGGAGGAATTTGCATAGAAAAATCACAAGATGTATTGAACAAAAAGCTACATTTCATAACACAAATTATTATTGCAACTCTCCTCAACTTCCCCAGAATAACCAAATCTTGGTCCAAGAACTCACCCAAATTCTCAAACACAAGAAATGGAAAAGCCTCATTGAATCCTCCTCATACTCAAACCTACGCAAAAATCTAAACCCACATATAATTCGCTCTGTTCTTGGCCAACAACAATTGACTGACCATCTTGAACGTCTCCTCAGCTTCTTTCAATGGTCAAAACACAAAGTTGGTATTGACTCAGATTTGAATATTCACTCATATTTAGTTGCTCTTTTATTTAGTAGTAGCTTGTATGGTCCTACTAATACTGTTCTTGAACTTTTGATCAGTTTTGGTTTGCCCCCTTTAGATGTTTTGAGTTCTATTCATAATTGTAAAAAAGAATTTGATGGGTCTAGAAAAAAATTTGATCTTGGGATATTTGGGTTGTTGATGGATAAGTATAGAGAAAAGGGGTTCTTGTTTGAAGCTTCTGGTGTTGTTTTTGCTCATAAAGATCTTGATTATGTGCCTAGTTTGTTTTATTGTAATCGCTTGTTGACTGATCTGTTGAAATCTAGCAACTTTAGATTGTTTTGGCAAGTCTGTAATGCGATGCGTGAAGCGAATGTTACATTCGATGCCTTTGCGTATACGAATATGGTGGATGCTCATTGTAGAGAGGGGAATGTTAGTGAGGCCAAGAAAGTTTTTGCTGAGATGGAAGAGAAGGAGCTTTGTCCGAATATGTTTACGTACAATTTTTTGATGAAGGGGTTGTTTAGAGGTGGACATGTAGATGAGGCAATTGAGCTTAAAAATTGCATGTTAGCCAAGTCGTTAGTCcctaatatttatatttataccaCGATTATTGATGGGCTTTGTGCTGCGAATAGATTTAGAGAGGCGATAATGGTATTAGCTGAGATGACTGAGAGGGGAGTGAAGCCTGATACAGTTGTTTATGAAGCTTTACTTAACTATTACTTGAAACATGATGATGTGGGCAAGGCTTTCAAATTGAAGGATATAAAGGACGCTAAAGGCGTTGATTTAGCCGTGTGTAATACACTTCTTCGTGGCCTCTGCAAGTGTGGTAAGATGGAGAAGGCACAAGAACTTGTGGATGAGATGACTAGAGAAGGTATCGAGCCTGATTTGACCACTTATACCTTGTTGATTGAGGGACATTGTCGTCAAGGTTGTAATGTCACTACTGTTTTGGAGCTTcttgaagaaatgaagaagaaaaatctgGCCCCTGTTGAGTCAACCTATTGTTTGATAATTGATTGTCTCTGCCGCAATAAATATCTGAACACGGCTAGGTCTTTTCTTCAAGACTTGATACAGGAGAATTGGAAGCGAAATGTTCATACCTGGAGAACTTTGTTGATGACTAATGCTCGTAAAGGCCACTCACAACGGTTGAAGATGACTTTGGAGGCAATGCACGAGCAGGGGATTGAGCCAGCTACTCCCCATTACAATATTGTTATTAAGGGCCTCTGTAGAGCGCGGAAGATGAAAACTGCTCACGCTTGTTTGGTTGAAATGCTGGATAGAGGCCTGAAACCCGACCAGTATACTTATGAAGCCTTCATTATTGGATATTGTGGAACGGGGGACTTGCAAAATGCAGATAGCTACTTATCTCAGATGCTACATCATGGGTTTAAGCCCAACAAAGCTATTTATAGTGCTTTGATCAGTGCGAACTGCAAAAGAGGTAAGGTAAGCGAAACTTTTGGGGTATTTAGAAGTATGCTTGCTCTGGGGGTTCTGGAAGCGCGTGAGGTCTACCTTGTCCTCCTTCGTAGTCTGTTGGTGAATGGAAAAATGCTAGAAGCAGCTGAAGTCATTTCAGAACTTCACAGCAAGAATCTAGTTGCTGACGTTTCCTCGTATGAAGCTCTCATCTGTTATTTCGTTAAACACTGTGAGATTGAAAAGGCCTTTACTCTTTATGAGGAAACACAAAACAGAGGTATCCGTCCCAGCTTACGTACTCGCAATCACTTAATTGTTGGGCTCTTTAGAGCAGGTCAAACGGAGAGAGCTAAAATGACATTAGATGTCATCTTAAAAGAAGGTTCAAGACCAAATAGAGCGACATACACTGCCGTGATATGTGGTTTAGCTAAAGGAGGACAGTTGTCCGAGGCATTTGGCTTGTTTGACTCTATGATACTTAGGGGGATGTCTCCACGTAGGATCGTTTATAATGCTCTTTTTGATGGATGCTGTAAGACTGGGAACTTGCAGAAAGCTCAGGACTTGCTTCAGGAAATGTTGCAAATGGGAATAGCTTCTACTAAAGCTTTTAACACATTGATTGATAGATTCTTGAAGAATGGAAATGTGCTGGAAACTATGCAGTTGCTGGAAAAGATGATAGAGGGATGCATTGAACTTGATCACGACACATACGCGACACTCGTTGAGCAGCTATGCAAGGATGGACTGATGAAGGAAGCAGAATTGGTGATATCAGAAATGCAACAAAGGCATCTCTTGCCTACCACTGCAACTTACAGTAGAATTTTTCATGGCTATCATGTGATAGGTGGGAGATCAAGACTTTGTGCCTTGTTCCGAGAAATGGTGAAAAAGGGTGTCCATCCCGAGAATGGCACTCATTCTGTTGTTCTGGATGCTTTCTCTAAGGAAGGGAACTTACTTGATGCATTCGAGTTATTTATAGAAATGTTGAAGAAGAGCATGCCTCTAAGCGTAAGTGCCTGTGAGTCACTGATTGAAGCATTATGCTTGGATGAGAAGTATGATAAAGCATTGGAATTTCTTCTTGAGATGGGGGAGAAAGGGTTTGTGCTCAGCCATACGACCTGTAGTGCTATAGCTCGTAGTTTTTCACTGAAAGGTGATACTGATACAGACGAAGTATGCCAGGTAATCACGGCTATGGCAAGATTTGGTTGGATTTCAGACTCCACTACTTTCTCTGATTTACTTAAGGATAGTAAAGTAGGTTCTTTAGTGACTGATGATGATGAAAATGATTCGTTCGAGGAGCATGCTGTGAGAAACCAAAGTACTGCTTCTTCATAG
- the LOC104088031 gene encoding uncharacterized protein, with product MLKFLSKVKIQFNALDPRTASCMEFLAQCNAPKAKESNPSCQVQVKRRTDDQPPEITVTFVNGVEQTYDATSTPAQNIRTMILEKGQYLETEQMFREAGEKWPVIIPDEELQQPFLGIKPKKAEEKKQ from the exons atgtTGAAGTTCTTGTCGAAGGTGAAGATCCAGTTCAATGCCCTAGACCCACGCACAGCTTCATGTATGGAGTTTTTGGCTCAGTGTAATGCTCCTAAAGCCAAAGAATCTAATCCAAGCTGTCAAGTACAGGTCAAGCGCCGTACAGATGACCAACCACCTGAAATCACTGTCACGTTCGTCAACGGAGTCGAGCAAACCTATGACGCCACTTCTACACCCGCACAGAACATCCGTACTATGATTCTTGAGAAGGGTCAGTATCTTGAGACTGAACAGATGTTTCGTGAAGCTGGTGAGAAGTGGCCCGTTATTATTCCTGATGAAGAGCTCCAACAACCATTTCTTGGTATAAAG CCAAAGAAGGCCGAAGAGAAGAAGCAGTGA
- the LOC104088069 gene encoding uncharacterized protein, translating to MDEFRESQKERIEEALDMGELKTGRGLNQELGLSRACDTRWGSHYKSFKNFILMFGSIFDVLEVLVVDARLMDDIAKAIGYLKTCQTFEVSFMLHLMIDVLAITNELNKCLQKKEQDIANTMLLVEVAKRRLQSLREDEWDSLIEKIIDWQIQELNGRFDELTTNLLHGVACLNPIDSFSSFDIKKIMKMAKLYPDVFDEVSMGDLENQLVTYIIDVCDIDERFSNLNGLCDLLRKLVQTKKNLNFPLVFCLVKFTLLLPVATASVERAFSAMMFIKNDMRNRMNDELLSGCLVPYVEKDVFNTISNDDIIKTFREMKPRRVPL from the exons ATGGATGAATTTCGAGAATCTCAAAAGGAAAGAATTGAAGAGGCATTAGATATGGGTGAGCTTAAAACTGGTAGAGGCTTGAATCAAGAACTTGGTCTTTCAAGAGCTTGTGATACTCGTTGGGGATCTCATTACAAatcttttaaaaattttattctTATGTTTGGCTCtatttttgatgttcttgaagTACTTGTTGTTGATGCACGTTTGATGGATGACATAGCCAAGGCAATAGGATATCTCAAAACTTGTCAAACATTTGAGGTTTCATTCATGTTGCATTTGATGATAGATGTTTTAGCAATCACAAATGAGCTAAATAAATGCTTACAAAAAAAGGAGCAAGATATCGCAAATACCATGCTACTTGTAGAAGTAGCAAAGAGAAGGTTGCAAAGTTTAAGAGAAGATGAATGGGATTCACTTATTGAAAAA ATTATTGATTGGCAAATTCAAGAACTCAATGGTCGTTTTGACGAATTGACTACTAATTTGCTTCATGGAGTTGCTTGTTTGAATCCAATTGACTCATTTTCTAGTTTTGACATCAAGAAGATCATGAAAATGGCAAAATTATATCCTGATGTCTTTGATGAAGTTAGTATGGGTGATCTTGAGAATCAACTTGTGACATACATTATTGATGTATGTGATATTGATGAAAGGTTCTCCAATTTGAATGGACTTTGTGATCTTTTAAGAAAATTGGTTCAGACAAAGAAGAATTTAAACTTCCCTCTTGTATTCTGCTTGGTGAAATTTACTTTGCTTTTGCCAGTTGCCACTGCATCGGTTGAAAGAGCTTTTTCGGCAATGATGTTTATCAAGAATGACATGCGGAATCGAATGAATGATGAACTTTTGAGTGGTTGTTTGGTGCCTTATGTAGAAAAAGATGTATTTAATACTATATCTAATGATGATATTATAAAAACATTTCGAGAAATGAAACCTCGTCGAGTACCATtgtaa